One segment of Ipomoea triloba cultivar NCNSP0323 chromosome 12, ASM357664v1 DNA contains the following:
- the LOC115999810 gene encoding LOB domain-containing protein 15 — MSRERERYEEIGKKIKREHDDLSQMGRRPQPPPPPGGTLNTITPCAACKLLRRRCTQECPFSPYFSPHEPHKFASVHKVFGASNVSKMLMEVPERQRAETANSLVYEANVRLRDPVYGCMGAISALQQQVQALQAELNAVRAEIMRYKFGEATNNDINTIHHHASSLLTSGVVSVAAPPPPPPSSSSLYTPPPSSSAADFGIVSSENISYFG, encoded by the exons ATGTCCAGAGAAAG GGAGAGATATGAGGAGATAGGGAAGAAGATAAAGCGGGAGCACGATGACTTGTCTCAGATGGGAAGAAGGCCGCAGCCGCCGCCGCCTCCCGGCGGAACCCTAAACACCATCACTCCTTGCGCCGCCTGTAAGCTTCTGCGCCGTCGCTGCACTCAAGAATGCCCCTTTTCGCCCTATTTCTCCCCCCACGAACCCCACAAATTTGCCTCCGTCCACAAAGTTTTCGGAGCTAGCAACGTTTCCAAGATGCTAATG GAGGTTCCTGAGAGGCAAAGGGCAGAGACGGCGAATAGTTTAGTATATGAAGCAAATGTGAGGCTAAGAGATCCAGTTTATGGGTGCATGGGGGCAATTTCGGCATTACAGCAGCAGGTACAAGCTTTACAAGCTGAGCTTAATGCAGTGAGGGCAGAGATTATGAGGTACAAGTTTGGGGAAGCCACCAATAATGACATTAATACCATTCATCACCATGCATCTTCACTTCTTACTTCCGGTGTTGTTTCTGTTGCTGCgccgccgcctccgccgccCTCCTCCTCTTCATTGTACACTCCGCCACCGTCTTCTTCTGCCGCCGATTTTGGCATCGTTTCCAGTGAGAATATATCGTATTTTGgctga
- the LOC115997906 gene encoding peroxidase P7-like, whose amino-acid sequence MAVSVKAMSGVLLCVLVLVGGCSAQLSPGFYTKSCPKLFQTVNSVVRSAIQKEARMGASLLRLFFHDCFVNGCDGSILLDDTSSFTGEKRAAPNFQSARGFEVIDQIKSAVEKVCPGVVSCADILAIASRDSTVTLGGPSWNVKLGRRDARTASQAAANNSIPPPTSNLNRLISSFSAVGLSTNDMVVLSGSHTIGQARCTNFRARIYNESNIDSSFAQSRKGNCPRASGSGDNNLAPLDLQTPIKFDNNYYVNLVNKKGLLHSDQQLFNGVSTDSTVRGYSTNPAKFKSDFAAAMIKMGDIKPLTGNNGEIRKNCRRRN is encoded by the exons ATGGCGGTTTCTGTTAAGGCTATGAGTGGTGTTTTGTTGTGTGTTTTGGTGCTTGTTGGGGGGTGTTCTGCTCAGCTTTCGCCTGGGTTTTACACGAAATCATGCCCAAAGCTTTTCCAGACAGTCAACTCTGTTGTGCGGTCTGCAATCCAGAAAGAGGCTCGCATGGGCGCCTCTCTCCTTCGCCTCTTCTTCCATGATTGCTTTGTCAAt GGGTGTGATGGATCAATTCTCTTGGACGATACATCCTCTTTCACTGGGGAGAAAAGGGCGGCTCCCAACTTCCAGTCTGCTCGTGGGTTTGAGGTCATTGACCAAATCAAGTCTGCTGTCGAGAAAGTTTGTCCCGGAGTTGTGTCATGCGCCGACATTTTAGCAATTGCTTCTCGTGACTCTACTGTTACA CTTGGAGGGCCTAGTTGGAATGTGAAACTTGGGAGAAGAGATGCTAGGACTGCAAGCCAAGCTGCAGCCAACAACAGCATTCCTCCTCCCACTTCTAACCTCAATCGTCTCATTTCCAGCTTCAGTGCTGTCGGCCTCTCGACCAACGACATGGTTGTTTTGTCAG GCTCACACACAATTGGACAGGCCCGGTGCACAAACTTCAGGGCAAGAATATACAACGAGTCAAACATAGACTCATCCTTTGCCCAATCCAGGAAGGGCAACTGTCCTAGAGCAAGTGGGTCCGGGGACAACAACTTGGCCCCACTCGACCTCCAAACCCCAATAAAGTTTGACAACAACTACTACGTCAACCTCGTCAACAAAAAGGGTCTTCTCCACTCCGACCAGCAGCTCTTCAATGGCGTCTCAACAGACTCAACTGTGAGAGGATACAGCACAAACCCAGCAAAATTCAAATCAGATTTCGCAGCCGCCATGATCAAGATGGGTGATATCAAACCCCTCACTGGGAACAATGGAGAGATCAGGAAGAACTGCAGGAGAAGgaactaa
- the LOC115999821 gene encoding peroxidase P7-like, whose amino-acid sequence MAASVKAMTAVLLCVLVLVWGCSAQLSPGFYSKSCPKLFQTVNSVVQSAIQKEARMGASLLRLFFHDCFVNGCDGSVLLDDTSSFTGEKKAEPNFQSARGFEVIDQIKSAVEKVCPGVVSCADILAIASRDSTVTLGGPSWNVKLGRRDARTANQAAANNSIPRPTSSLNRLISSFSVVGLSTNDMVVLAGSHTIGQARCTSFRARIYNESNIDSSFAQSRKGNCPRASGSGDNNLAPLDLQTPIKFDNNYYVNLVNKKGLLHSDQQLFNGVSTDSTVRGYSTNPAKFKSDFAAAMIKMGDIKPLTGNNGEIRKNCRRRN is encoded by the exons ATGGCGGCTTCTGTTAAGGCTATGACTGCTGTTTTGTTGTGTGTTTTGGTGCTTGTTTGGGGCTGTTCTGCGCAGCTTTCGCCTGGGTTTTACTCGAAATCATGCCCAAAGCTTTTCCAGACAGTAAATTCTGTTGTGCAGTCTGCAATCCAGAAAGAGGCTCGCATGGGCGCCTCTCTCCTTCGCCTCTTCTTCCATGACTGCTTTGTCAAC GGGTGTGATGGATCAGTTCTCTTGGACGATACGTCTTCCTTCACTGGAGAGAAAAAGGCCGAACCCAACTTCCAGTCCGCTCGTGGATTTGAGGTCATTGACCAAATCAAGTCTGCTGTGGAGAAAGTTTGTCCTGGAGTTGTGTCGTGCGCTGACATTTTAGCCATTGCTTCTCGTGACTCTACTGTTACA CTTGGAGGGCCTAGTTGGAATGTGAAACTTGGGAGAAGAGATGCTAGGACTGCAAACCAAGCTGCAGCCAACAACAGCATTCCTCGTCCAACTTCTAGCCTCAATCGCCTCATTTCAAGCTTCAGTGTTGTCGGCCTCTCGACCAACGACATGGTTGTTTTAGCAG GTTCACACACAATTGGACAGGCCCGGTGCACGAGCTTCAGGGCAAGAATATACAACGAGTCAAACATAGACTCATCCTTTGCCCAATCCAGGAAGGGAAACTGCCCCAGAGCAAGTGGGTCCGGGGACAACAACTTGGCCCCACTCGACCTCCAAACCCCAATAAAGTTTGACAACAACTACTACGTCAACCTCGTCAACAAAAAGGGTCTTCTCCATTCTGACCAGCAGCTCTTCAATGGCGTTTCAACAGATTCAACTGTGAGAGGATACAGCACAAACCCAGCAAAATTCAAATCAGATTTCGCAGCCGCCATGATCAAGATGGGTGATATCAAGCCCCTCACTGGGAACAATGGAGAGATCAGGAAGAACTGCAGGAGAAGGAACTAA
- the LOC115999585 gene encoding uncharacterized protein LOC115999585, producing MFSSRSHGDQEFLIIKPDDKFFSRLLSKEKPKGGGGGGDSSLRFYYRAGCSGSIPFQWESQPGTPKHALADSCIFNPPLTPPPSLHSSAALKSGQKQPSKIKLFLSNFPGKLSRSFSSPAGDFSGRRHGARSDFLFQLEKLYGDDSHRETAAAAGDFPPSPLCFGGRSRRSKGGFGRFYYVKNMKRALLSVVARGGSST from the coding sequence atgttcaGTTCTCGTAGCCATGGCGATCAAGAATTTCTGATAATAAAGCCAGATGACAAGTTTTTCTCAAGGCTATTATCCAAGGAGAAACCCaaaggcggcggcggcggcggagattCCTCGTTGAGATTCTACTACCGCGCAGGATGTTCCGGTTCCATTCCATTCCAATGGGAATCTCAGCCGGGAACGCCCAAACACGCCCTTGCCGATTCTTGCATCTTCAATCCTCCGCTCACTCCTCCGCCTTCTCTCCATAGCTCCGCCGCCCTCAAATCCGGGCAAAAACAGCCCTCGAAGATCAAGCTTTTTCTCTCCAATTTCCCTGGGAAATTATCCCGGTCTTTTTCCTCCCCCGCCGGGGATTTCAGTGGTCGGAGGCACGGGGCTAGGTCGGATTTCCTGTTCCAGCTTGAGAAGTTGTATGGGGATGATAGTCACCGGGAGACGGCCGCAGCCGCCGGCGATTTTCCACCTTCGCCGCTGTGTTTCGGTGGCCGGAGTCGGAGGTCTAAGGGCGGCTTTGGAAGGTTTTATTATGTAAAGAACATGAAGAGAGCACTGCTGTCGGTGGTCGCTCGTGGTGGTTCTTCAACTTGA